CTGACGAAGTTTATGAACTTTTCAAAGGTAAAAAAGCGGGCTATTATTCGCCGGAACCTTTATTGTTCGGGGAGAATTATTTTGTTTTTAATATTTATAATGTGGAGCCTTATGTGCTTACCGACAAAAACAGAGATTTTTTCCTGCGTGATATGAACGGTTCCCTTTATAATGAAAACCTGCAGGACAAAATGCTGGCTTATCTTAAATCTGACCCTACCTATAAAGAATTTCCGGCATTTCAGAATGTAAAAAAATCTTATCAGGCCTTTAGTGCAGCAAAAGACGATACCGTTCTTTATCAGTATAAAAAAGACAAAACTACGGTTGGCGACCTCAGGAAATTAATCGGAGACAAAAAAGCTGAAGCCGAGAAACTCACTCCGGCTTTATGGAGCGACGCACTTTCCGGGGTAAATACCCAGGATTTAATGAGATTTTATTCCGCCGACTTTACCAACCAGAAAGATATTAAGAAATCGCTTAACGAATTTAAAAGAGGACTTTACTCCGATTATATTTTCTCCAAGTTTCTTAATGAAGAAGTTGACAAACACCCCGAATGGCTTACCGATCATTATAACAAAAACAAATCGAAATACATGTGGGGAAACCGTGCCGATGGCCGTGTAGCAATCATTGCTGATGACAAACTCACCAAAGAAATCGAGAAAGACATTAAAAATCCTAAAAACTGGGAAACCCTGAAAGCAAAATATTACGGAAAACTCAACGATAAAAAACAGATTCTCGTAAACTTCGAAAAAGGTGAAATGTCTGAAGATGCCGATGTTTTCACGAAATACAAAGTTCCCTTCAAAACCGGAGTTCACCAGACCAAAATGGAGGAGAGAACTTTAGTGATTGCAATCGATAAAATTTTACCGCCAACACAGATGACTCAGGCCGAAGCTGCTGAACTCTTGAAAGATGCAGTAAACGAAGAAAGACTTAAAGCCATCATCGCAGAGCAGAAAGCCAAAACCAAAATCGTGATTCAGCCCGAATTCAGAAAGGATTTGGAAAAGAACTTTAAGAAATAATTATAATAAAATATGCAGGTTATTTCGTTTAGAATGATAATTTTGCAGATCGTTAAAAAATGGATATGAACAAGAACATAAAATTTGCACTCCTTTTTTCATTTATTTTTGCCTTTTTCGGGGTTAAAATGAATGCACAGCTCAAGACCGGAGATTTGGTCGACGGTATTGCAGTGGTCGTAGGAGATGAAATTATTTTGGAATCAGATATTGAGGATCAGGCAAACTATGCACAGCAGCAGGGCGCCACGGTAGCCGACAAATGCGAGTTTGTTGAAAGCATCATCAACAATAAACTTTTGATTTACGAAGCGAAAAGAGATACCCTGATCGAAAACCGTTCTGCGGCAATTAAAGAAAATGCTGCCCAGAAATACAACCAGATTCTTGGTCAGTTTCCAGACGAAAAAACAATGCTTTCTGCTTACAAGTTCCGTACATCATACGAAATGAAGAACGCCATTGAAAAAATTGATGCGGATAATTATTACGGGCAGATGAAATTCGGCAGAATTACCGAAAAAGCCGACGTAACTCCAAACGAGGTTACAGATTTC
The window above is part of the Kaistella faecalis genome. Proteins encoded here:
- a CDS encoding peptidylprolyl isomerase, with amino-acid sequence MKKIFAFVMLAGLGSTMSAQYMIIGKDSISLADFKKEYQYGLQNTGIEKTLSATEDFILLQQFAADKKADTAASFRERMMEKEADLREQYFYPKQVLDPVLNDYVKDNQTEKQVQIFMVPKTEGDTNNYQQIYNDVKAGKITMDDAITKYTKGAPKPLFIKPGSVDSDLYTQLKSLPNNSYTKLQDSPGYIAFAKVLNSRPSLGYMIFGTISFPKDANSETVKNKIYTDLKAGKSFQEVAKLYGANEHEKDNGGVVMGSPTLPDEVYELFKGKKAGYYSPEPLLFGENYFVFNIYNVEPYVLTDKNRDFFLRDMNGSLYNENLQDKMLAYLKSDPTYKEFPAFQNVKKSYQAFSAAKDDTVLYQYKKDKTTVGDLRKLIGDKKAEAEKLTPALWSDALSGVNTQDLMRFYSADFTNQKDIKKSLNEFKRGLYSDYIFSKFLNEEVDKHPEWLTDHYNKNKSKYMWGNRADGRVAIIADDKLTKEIEKDIKNPKNWETLKAKYYGKLNDKKQILVNFEKGEMSEDADVFTKYKVPFKTGVHQTKMEERTLVIAIDKILPPTQMTQAEAAELLKDAVNEERLKAIIAEQKAKTKIVIQPEFRKDLEKNFKK